Below is a genomic region from Candidatus Eisenbacteria bacterium.
ACTGATGGACATGGGTGGGGGATGGGTGCTCGAGGTGGACATCCAGAACTTCTTCGACACTCTGGACCATCGCCGCCTACGGGAAATCCTCGACCAGCGAGTGCGTGACGGCGTTCTTCGCCGTGCGATCGACAAATGGCTGAAGGCAGGAGTGCTCGAGGCTGGAGAGGTAACTCATCCGACCGAGGGCACACCCCAGGGCGGAGTGATCTCGCCTTTGCTGGCGAACGTCTACCTGCACGAAGTACTCGACAAGTGGTTCGAAGGCGAAGTCAGGCCGCGGCTCGAAGGAGCAGCGTCCCTGATCCGCTATGCGGACGACTTCGTCCTCGTCTTCGCGCGGGAACGAGACGCCCGCCGCGTGCTCGACGTACTGCCGAAGCGATTCGGCAAGTACGGCCTCACGCTGCATCCAGCGAAGACCAGATTGATCGAATTCCGGAAGCCGCCGCGGGGGGTCAAACCTCCACGTGGCGACCGACCCGGGACATTCGATCTGCTGGGCTTCACCCACCACTGGGGGATGCTGCGTCGTGGCACGTGGACCGTCATGCGTCGGACGTCCCGGACGCGCCTCACACGGGCAATCCGCGCCATAGCCGTGTGGTGTCGCCAGTCGCGGCACCTGCCGATCGACGAACAGAGCGCGAAACTCGGTCGCAAGATGCGTGGACACTTCAACTACTACGGAATCCAAGGCAACAGTCGAGCCTTGGCCGGCTTCTCCCACGCGGTTCGCCGCGTGTGGCGAAAGTGGTTGAGCCGACGCAACAACAAAGGGGTCACCTGGGATCGCTTCGCGGATGTTTGCGTGCGCTTCCCGCTCCCTGCACCGCGGATCGCTCACTGGACCACGCAGCGAATCACGTGACCTGAGGAGCCGGATGCGGGAAACCCGCACTTCCGGAACTGTGGGAGCCCCGGGCGGGCAACCGCCCGGGGCCACCCGACCTCGCGGCGCCCGTCGCGCAACCGCTGTGCCGGCGCAAGGCCGGGCACGGTGTTCAGGCGGCGCCGTCACAGCGCTTGCGCTCTCGGGCGCCTGTGTGCGTGATGAAAAAAACCGACCCGGAAACCTTCGCCAGTCCCTCCGTCTTCTTTCCCGCCGAGCAGCTCATTGCGTATCGCGTCGCGCGAGAGCTCCTCGCCGAGATCGCGCGGGTGAGCCGCGGGTGGCACGGGCGGGCCAGCTTGCGGGGGCAGGCGCTGGACGCGGCCGAGAGCGTGGTGCTCAACCTCGGCGAGGGCGCGGCGCAGCCGGCGCGCTCGGGCGCCAAGCGTCGCCACTACGTCATCGCGCTCGGCAGTGCGGACGAGGTTGGCGCGACGCTCGACGCTGCCGGCGCCCAGGCGCTGTCGCCAGCGGCGGAGCTCGAGGCGGTGCGGGCGCTGGCGGCTCGCTGCGGCGCCCTGGTC
It encodes:
- the ltrA gene encoding group II intron reverse transcriptase/maturase, with translation MVFTTLAHHIDVDFLREAYRRTRKDGAVGIDHRSSAQYATALEDNLRSLLDRFHSGQYYAPPVRRVHIPKEDGRTRPIGVPTFEDKILQRAATMILEAVYEQDFLDCSYGFRPRRSAHDALDTLWYRLMDMGGGWVLEVDIQNFFDTLDHRRLREILDQRVRDGVLRRAIDKWLKAGVLEAGEVTHPTEGTPQGGVISPLLANVYLHEVLDKWFEGEVRPRLEGAASLIRYADDFVLVFARERDARRVLDVLPKRFGKYGLTLHPAKTRLIEFRKPPRGVKPPRGDRPGTFDLLGFTHHWGMLRRGTWTVMRRTSRTRLTRAIRAIAVWCRQSRHLPIDEQSAKLGRKMRGHFNYYGIQGNSRALAGFSHAVRRVWRKWLSRRNNKGVTWDRFADVCVRFPLPAPRIAHWTTQRIT
- a CDS encoding four helix bundle protein, which codes for MKKTDPETFASPSVFFPAEQLIAYRVARELLAEIARVSRGWHGRASLRGQALDAAESVVLNLGEGAAQPARSGAKRRHYVIALGSADEVGATLDAAGAQALSPAAELEAVRALAARCGALVGGLVRSATARRR